The Candidatus Krumholzibacteriia bacterium genomic sequence AGCCCTCGGCCAGCATCTGCAGCGCACCCGGGAGCTCGGGAATGGCCTCGTGGTCGAGACACAGCGTCACGTCGCTGGCCTCGGCCATCTCGGCCATGTGTCCGCTCAGGCCGAATCCTGTGATGTCGGTCGCGGCGCGGGCCCCGTGGGCGCGGGCGATCTCGGCGGCCGGGCCGTTCGAGGTCGTCATGCCTCGGACGAGGTTCTCGAACCAGGGGTCGTCTTCGCCGAAACGTCCGCTCTTCAGCGCGGTCGACAGGGCCGAGGTGCCGATCGCCTTGTTGATCAACAGCACCTCGCCCGGTCGGGCATGGCGGTTGGTCAGGAGCTCGTCGGGGTGGATCTCGCCGACCACGGCCAGTCCGAACTTGAGCTCGGAGTCCTTCACCGTGTGGCCGCCGAGAACCGGGCACGACGCGGCGAGCGAGGCCTCGCTCGCACCGGCCAGCACCTCACGCAGGGCCTCGGCCGGGATCTTCGGAGAGAAACACGCCACGTTCAGGGCCATGAGCGGCCGGGCGCCCATGGCGTAGATGTCGCTGATCGAGTTGGTGGCCGCGATGCGCCCGAAGGTGAAGGGATCGTCGACGATCGGTGTGATCACGTCGACCGTGAACACGATCGCGCGGTCCTCGCTCACACGATAGACGGCGGCGTCGTCGGCGGGCTCGAGCCCGACGAGAATGCGGTCGTCGTCCGGGATCTTCGGCAATCCCTGCAGCACGATCTCCAGGTCCCCCGGAGCGAGCTTGGCCGCTCAACCGGCGGCGCTGGCGTACTGCGTCAGACGGATCCGTTGCTCGTCACTCATGGCTCACCCCCTTGCGTGGTCAGAACGTGAAGGTGTCCTCGAACACGAAGACGTCCTCGCCGTCGTCGGTACGGGCCCACTCGAAGCGGAAGTTCCGCGTGTTGAAGTTGAAGTGCAAGCCCAGCCCGGAGCTGAAGCGGACTTGCTGATCGGCGAGGTCGGCGTCGTGCGCCCACGAGGTTCCCCGGTCGTGGAAGGCGTGCACGCCCACGCCGATGGTGCGGCCCTCGCGCAGCGGGAGCAGCAGCAGGGGACGCCGCAGCTCGACGCTCGCGCGCCAGGCCTCGTCGCCGACGAGACTGCCGAAGTCGACACCCCGGAGACTCATCGGTCCCCCGAGGTAGACCTTCTGGTAGAACGGAAGCGCGGTGTCGGTGGCCCGGAAGGCGCCGTTCACGCCCAGCACGGTCGCCACGAGCGGCAGCGTGCGGAAGGCCGACAGCGAGATCGAACCGATCGTGTAGTCCTCCACGCCGTTGCTCATTCCACCGCGGAGGAGCTCCCCGCGGCCGTGGAGGCCGTGTCCCGGGTAGTAGCGCACGTCGCGACTGTCGTGGACCAGTCCGAGTGCGACGGCCGGGTCCTGGTCGATGCCGGCCCCTTCGAGCTCGAGCTCGCGCCAGCCGACCCGTGCCCGGACCGTCACCCACGGGTCGAAGGCGCGCCACACGCCCGCACTCGCGCCCCAGTCGGTGAACTCGTCGCGGGGGTCGATCGCACCGAGCTCGTATTCCCACTCGTACTGTTGCCAGTGGGCGGCGACGAACACGCCGAGACGCGCGGGGCCGAGGATCCACGGGTTCTGCCACACGATCCGGGCGCCACGCCGTGACCACGCGCTGACTTCCAGGTCCACGCTCTCGGCCCGGCCGGTCAGATTCAACCAGCCCAGGCGTAGCGTGCCCAGGAAGGATTCTCCGTAGCGCCGGCTGTACTCGAGTCCGGGCGCCCAGCGGAAGCGGGTGTCCTCTTCCACGCGCACGACCAGCTCGACGCGTGTGGGATCGGGGCGGATGGTCTCGATCTCGACGTAGGCGATGAAGTCCAGCGCCTCGAGGCGTTCCCAGGCTTCGCCGACGCGTTCGGGATCGTACTCGTCGCCGGCCTCGATCCGGAACGTGCGCTGCAGGACGTAGTCGCGGGTGATCTCGTTGCCGACGAACTCGACGCGTTCGACGGTCCTCTTGCCGCGGTTCTGCAGGAAAGGGTTCTGTGCCCCGGCCGGTGGGACGGGCAGGAGCAGGGCGACGATGAGCAGTGC encodes the following:
- a CDS encoding BamA/TamA family outer membrane protein — protein: MSLRHTLYALLIVALLLPVPPAGAQNPFLQNRGKRTVERVEFVGNEITRDYVLQRTFRIEAGDEYDPERVGEAWERLEALDFIAYVEIETIRPDPTRVELVVRVEEDTRFRWAPGLEYSRRYGESFLGTLRLGWLNLTGRAESVDLEVSAWSRRGARIVWQNPWILGPARLGVFVAAHWQQYEWEYELGAIDPRDEFTDWGASAGVWRAFDPWVTVRARVGWRELELEGAGIDQDPAVALGLVHDSRDVRYYPGHGLHGRGELLRGGMSNGVEDYTIGSISLSAFRTLPLVATVLGVNGAFRATDTALPFYQKVYLGGPMSLRGVDFGSLVGDEAWRASVELRRPLLLLPLREGRTIGVGVHAFHDRGTSWAHDADLADQQVRFSSGLGLHFNFNTRNFRFEWARTDDGEDVFVFEDTFTF